One stretch of Podospora pseudoanserina strain CBS 124.78 chromosome 4, whole genome shotgun sequence DNA includes these proteins:
- the TIM17 gene encoding translocase of the inner membrane (BUSCO:EOG09265E6R; EggNog:ENOG503NZN8; COG:U): MDHTRDPCPWVILNDFGGAFAMGAIGGTIWHGIKGFRNSPYGERRVGAITAIKMRAPVLGGNFGVWGGLFSTYDCAVKGVRKKEDPWNAIIAGFFTGGSLAIRGGYKAARNGAIACAVLLAVIEGVGIGFQKMMAGSTKLEAPQPPPSNEMNLA, translated from the exons ATGGATCACACAAGAG ATCCCTGCCCATGGGTCATTCTCAACGATTTCGGCGGTGCCTTCGCCATGGGT GCTATCGGTGGTACGATCTGGCACGGCATCAAGGGTTTCAGAAACAGTCCCTATGGCGAGAGACGAGTGGGCGCCATCACAGCTATCAAGATGCGCGCGCCAGTATTGGGTGGTAACTTTGGTGTCTGGGGTGGTCTCTTCTCTACATACGACTGCGCCGTGAAGGGCGTcagaaagaaggaggatcCATGGAACGCCATC ATTGCCGGTTTCTTCACAGGTGGCTCGCTCGCCATCCGTGGCGGCTATAAGGCGGCGAGAAACGGTGCCATTGCTTGCGCTGTCCTTCTTGCTGTCATTGAAGGTGTTGGTATTGGTTTTcagaagatgatggcgggTTCCACAAAGCTCGAA gccccacaaccaccaccttccaacGAAATGAACCTCGCATAG